In Natrinema amylolyticum, the following are encoded in one genomic region:
- a CDS encoding ABC transporter substrate-binding protein: MRIVTTLPSATETVAALGREPVGVSHECDYPPAAASAPAVTRSRIDASGSSGEIDQQVLETADTEGGVYDVDVETLAELEPDVIVTQGMCDVCAVDVAVIEDAVDRIDADPEIVPTDPHSVGDVLGDLERIGRAIGREERAREVRRDLESRIEAIRIRTADIAAEDRPRVAVFDWTDPVMVAGHWTAELVDWAGGEYGLADVGEASSPREWDDIRDYDPELAVVAPCGFGLEQTARNRTDLTERDGWADLTAVREGRVWAMDGDHYLNRPGPRLVDTLEALAPIVQPNRFDGPAADIAVPFGELENLETARDKSESRTEVDSSP, encoded by the coding sequence ATGCGAATCGTCACGACGCTCCCCTCGGCCACCGAAACGGTCGCCGCGCTCGGCCGCGAACCGGTCGGTGTCTCCCACGAGTGCGACTACCCGCCGGCGGCCGCGTCCGCACCCGCTGTCACCCGTTCGAGAATCGACGCCTCGGGCTCGAGCGGCGAGATCGACCAGCAGGTGCTCGAGACCGCCGACACCGAGGGCGGCGTCTACGACGTCGACGTCGAGACGCTCGCGGAACTCGAGCCGGACGTGATCGTCACGCAGGGAATGTGCGACGTCTGTGCGGTCGACGTGGCGGTAATCGAGGACGCCGTCGACCGGATCGATGCGGATCCCGAAATCGTGCCGACCGACCCCCACAGCGTCGGCGACGTGCTGGGAGACCTCGAACGGATCGGCCGCGCGATCGGCCGAGAGGAGCGCGCTCGCGAGGTCCGACGCGATCTCGAGTCGCGGATCGAAGCGATCCGGATCCGAACCGCCGATATCGCTGCCGAGGACCGTCCGCGCGTGGCGGTCTTCGACTGGACCGATCCCGTGATGGTCGCGGGCCACTGGACCGCCGAACTCGTCGACTGGGCCGGCGGCGAGTACGGGCTGGCCGACGTCGGCGAGGCCTCGAGTCCGCGCGAGTGGGACGACATCCGCGACTACGACCCCGAACTCGCCGTCGTCGCACCCTGTGGCTTCGGCCTCGAGCAGACCGCGCGGAACAGAACCGATCTCACCGAGCGCGACGGCTGGGCGGATCTCACTGCAGTTCGAGAGGGCCGCGTCTGGGCGATGGACGGCGACCACTACCTCAACCGGCCCGGGCCGCGGCTGGTGGACACGCTCGAGGCGCTGGCACCGATCGTCCAGCCCAACCGGTTCGACGGGCCGGCCGCGGATATCGCGGTTCCGTTCGGGGAACTCGAGAACCTCGAGACGGCACGTGACAAATCGGAGTCTCGAACCGAGGTCGACTCGAGCCCGTGA
- a CDS encoding desampylase: MIVLPTVVREAILERARDGEPDEICGVLGGEFEPDGRSRVRSQYPAANVADTPRTRYEIDPEEQLAIFERLEDRGEEIVGFYHSHPRGPPRPSATDAARATWPDRSYVIVSLEPLEVGSWRWRTENEDDTDGNVTTDEEFEQERIVA; the protein is encoded by the coding sequence GTGATCGTCCTCCCGACTGTCGTTCGCGAGGCGATCCTCGAACGCGCCCGCGACGGCGAGCCGGACGAAATCTGTGGCGTCCTCGGCGGCGAGTTCGAGCCCGACGGTCGGAGTCGCGTTCGATCGCAGTATCCGGCCGCGAACGTCGCCGACACGCCGCGGACGCGGTACGAGATCGATCCCGAGGAACAGCTGGCTATCTTCGAGCGCCTCGAGGACCGGGGCGAGGAAATCGTCGGCTTCTATCACTCCCATCCCCGCGGGCCGCCGCGGCCGAGCGCGACCGACGCCGCGCGGGCGACCTGGCCCGACCGGTCGTACGTGATCGTCTCGCTCGAGCCGCTCGAGGTGGGATCGTGGCGCTGGCGGACAGAGAACGAGGACGATACCGATGGGAACGTGACGACTGACGAGGAATTCGAACAAGAACGGATAGTCGCCTGA